From a single Loigolactobacillus coryniformis subsp. coryniformis KCTC 3167 = DSM 20001 genomic region:
- a CDS encoding M24 family metallopeptidase — MAQRLAALRDKLAAIELDGMMITNMANLRYLTGFTGTTGAALITRTSAFFVTDSRYTQQAYQQVAPQGFAIVENKGPLFTEISHLLEKLQLTTLGFEADHISFNTYDDLADIFDVGLVPTSGIVEKLREVKDADEIGLIREAAAIADQAYQHILNMVHPGMTERQVANELDFYMRKLGASGVSFETIVASGARSAMPHGVATDKAIAPHELVTLDFGCYYQGYVSDLTRTFAVGEPDTELKHIYQVVLAAQEQVIKNARAGLTGHQFDHVARQVITAAGYGDYFGHGTGHGIGLEIHEGPMATPNSEDVTLVDGNIITDEPGIYLLGLGGVRIEDDLLIMSSGSQVLNNAPKKELIIV; from the coding sequence ATGGCACAAAGATTGGCAGCTTTACGGGACAAATTAGCCGCAATCGAATTAGACGGTATGATGATTACTAATATGGCTAATTTGCGCTACCTAACTGGTTTTACGGGAACAACAGGTGCAGCTTTGATCACGCGAACTAGCGCTTTTTTCGTGACCGATTCACGCTATACACAACAAGCCTACCAGCAAGTTGCACCGCAGGGCTTTGCAATTGTAGAAAATAAAGGTCCGTTGTTCACGGAAATCAGCCACTTATTAGAAAAATTACAATTAACCACTTTAGGTTTTGAAGCCGATCATATCTCATTTAATACTTATGATGATTTAGCGGATATTTTTGATGTTGGTTTAGTCCCTACATCAGGAATCGTGGAAAAATTACGCGAAGTGAAAGATGCAGATGAAATTGGCTTGATTCGCGAGGCCGCAGCTATTGCCGATCAAGCTTACCAACATATTTTAAATATGGTTCATCCTGGTATGACTGAACGGCAAGTTGCTAATGAACTTGATTTTTACATGCGGAAATTAGGGGCTAGTGGGGTTTCTTTCGAAACTATTGTGGCTAGTGGTGCACGGTCAGCGATGCCCCATGGGGTCGCAACGGATAAAGCCATTGCACCGCATGAACTAGTGACATTAGATTTCGGCTGTTACTATCAAGGCTATGTTTCTGATCTGACGCGGACTTTTGCAGTTGGTGAGCCCGATACGGAATTAAAACATATCTACCAGGTCGTTCTAGCAGCTCAGGAGCAAGTGATTAAGAATGCGCGAGCTGGTTTAACGGGTCACCAATTTGATCATGTGGCTCGCCAAGTGATCACTGCTGCTGGTTATGGTGACTATTTTGGTCACGGCACTGGTCATGGTATCGGTTTAGAAATTCATGAAGGCCCTATGGCGACACCTAATTCAGAAGATGTGACCTTAGTGGATGGTAATATTATCACCGATGAGCCGGGTATTTATTTACTTGGTTTAGGTGGTGTGCGGATCGAAGATGATTTATTGATCATGTCATCCGGCAGTCAAGTCCTAAATAATGCACCAAAAAAAGAATTGATTATCGTGTAA
- the miaA gene encoding tRNA (adenosine(37)-N6)-dimethylallyltransferase MiaA, translating into MKKQKIILIVGPTAVGKTALSIELAHQFKGEVISGDSMQVYRQLDIGTAKIRPTEMQGVPHHLLDIQSMTMPFTVADFQNLADQAITEITQRGHQPFVVGGTGFYLQSLLRGYQLGGAASAASQAIRDKWQQVVADKGVAAVQAALMQVDPISARKIPAGDSRRLIRALEVFELTGKPISAQTDQQNERYEPFIIGLTTQRQQLYRRIDQRVTQMMAEGLLTEAKLVYSQRQQAPQASKAIGYKEFFPYFAGEIDLATAVAKVQQNSRHFAKRQLTFFRNQMATHWYDLVAQPEQFEQIKTDVADFLAP; encoded by the coding sequence ATGAAAAAGCAAAAAATTATTTTGATCGTAGGACCGACTGCAGTGGGCAAGACTGCTTTGAGCATTGAACTAGCGCATCAATTTAAGGGCGAAGTTATATCTGGTGATTCAATGCAGGTTTATCGCCAGTTGGATATTGGTACGGCTAAGATTCGACCAACTGAAATGCAGGGCGTGCCCCATCATTTATTGGATATTCAGTCAATGACCATGCCATTTACGGTGGCTGATTTTCAAAACTTGGCCGATCAAGCCATTACCGAGATTACCCAACGCGGCCATCAGCCATTTGTCGTTGGCGGGACTGGCTTTTATTTGCAGTCGCTGTTACGCGGTTATCAACTTGGGGGTGCAGCTAGTGCGGCTAGCCAAGCAATTCGTGATAAATGGCAACAAGTTGTGGCTGACAAAGGGGTTGCAGCCGTACAAGCAGCGTTAATGCAAGTAGATCCCATTAGTGCACGCAAAATTCCAGCCGGTGATAGTCGCCGTTTGATCCGCGCGTTGGAAGTATTTGAGCTGACGGGTAAGCCGATCTCAGCGCAAACCGATCAGCAAAATGAACGCTATGAGCCGTTTATTATTGGCTTAACGACGCAACGGCAACAACTTTATCGGCGAATCGATCAGCGGGTAACGCAAATGATGGCTGAAGGGTTATTGACAGAGGCTAAGTTAGTTTACAGTCAACGCCAACAAGCACCACAAGCGAGTAAAGCAATCGGCTATAAGGAATTTTTCCCATATTTTGCTGGGGAGATCGACTTAGCAACCGCTGTCGCCAAGGTACAACAGAATTCACGTCATTTTGCCAAACGACAGTTGACCTTTTTCCGTAATCAGATGGCCACGCACTGGTACGATTTAGTTGCACAGCCGGAACAGTTTGAGCAAATTAAAACAGATGTCGCTGATTTTTTGGCGCCATAG
- a CDS encoding aminotransferase class I/II-fold pyridoxal phosphate-dependent enzyme: MEENWQQIDPKLAALVTQVDQQIQPELAKISARVLYNQHKVLRAFRDQRVATASFAGTTGYGYDDEGRDQLDAVYAQAFGGEAAIVRPQFVSGTHAIGTAFFGLLRPGDELLYLTGMPYDTLQEVIGVAGDGVGSLKEFGIGFDYVPLTAAGKVATDQIAAHLKPQTKVVAIQRSRGYASRDSFTVAEIAAMIKAVRQLAPEVTIFVDNCYGEFSETQEPLSVGADLMAGSLIKNPGGGLAKTGGYIAGRRDLVEKVGYALTVPGIGAEEAATLNNLSDMFQGFFLAPHVVGEAIKGAIFTAALLAQLNLDVQPTWQAPRTDLIQTVNFGNADAMVTFAKAIQQFSPIDAFVAPIPSEMAGYEDPIIMAAGTFVQGASVELSADGPLRPPYTLYIQGGLTFEHVKLAITAAANSVFFAEK, translated from the coding sequence ATGGAAGAAAATTGGCAACAAATTGATCCTAAATTAGCAGCATTGGTCACGCAAGTTGATCAACAAATTCAACCAGAATTGGCTAAAATCAGTGCACGAGTACTATATAATCAACACAAAGTTTTGCGTGCATTTCGTGATCAGCGGGTAGCGACTGCAAGTTTTGCGGGTACAACTGGTTATGGTTATGACGATGAAGGCCGTGATCAGCTCGATGCGGTCTATGCGCAAGCTTTTGGTGGCGAGGCTGCAATTGTACGGCCGCAGTTTGTTTCTGGTACCCATGCGATCGGAACGGCCTTCTTTGGCTTGTTACGGCCTGGTGATGAACTATTATATTTGACGGGGATGCCTTATGATACGTTACAAGAGGTCATTGGCGTTGCCGGTGACGGCGTGGGCTCGTTAAAAGAATTTGGAATCGGTTTTGATTATGTACCGTTGACAGCTGCGGGTAAAGTGGCTACTGATCAAATTGCGGCGCATTTGAAGCCACAAACCAAAGTCGTTGCGATCCAGCGTTCACGCGGCTATGCCAGCCGTGATAGCTTTACGGTGGCGGAAATTGCGGCAATGATCAAAGCGGTGCGGCAACTAGCACCAGAAGTGACGATTTTTGTCGACAACTGTTACGGTGAATTTTCGGAAACACAAGAACCGTTGTCAGTTGGTGCTGATTTAATGGCCGGCTCACTGATTAAAAATCCTGGCGGCGGTTTGGCTAAAACGGGTGGCTATATTGCTGGTCGGCGTGACCTAGTTGAAAAAGTGGGTTATGCCCTGACCGTGCCTGGTATTGGCGCTGAAGAAGCAGCCACGTTAAATAATTTAAGCGATATGTTTCAAGGCTTCTTTTTAGCACCCCATGTAGTTGGTGAAGCCATCAAAGGTGCAATCTTTACGGCGGCCTTATTAGCACAACTGAATTTAGACGTCCAACCAACTTGGCAAGCACCGCGAACGGATCTGATCCAAACCGTTAACTTTGGTAATGCGGATGCGATGGTTACTTTTGCGAAAGCGATTCAACAGTTTTCGCCGATCGATGCCTTTGTCGCACCAATTCCAAGTGAAATGGCTGGGTATGAGGATCCGATCATTATGGCTGCGGGCACCTTTGTACAGGGCGCCAGTGTGGAGCTTTCCGCTGATGGGCCACTGCGGCCACCGTATACATTGTACATTCAAGGTGGGTTGACGTTTGAACACGTTAAATTGGCGATCACTGCAGCAGCCAATTCCGTCTTTTTCGCCGAAAAATAG
- the rplU gene encoding 50S ribosomal protein L21, protein MYAIIKTGGKQLKVEAGQKIWIEKLDAKEGDEVTFDDVVLVGGEGETKIGTPTVAGATVIGTVEKQGKEKKVVTYKYKPKKHSHNKVGHRQPYTRVLINAVNA, encoded by the coding sequence ATGTACGCAATTATCAAAACTGGTGGTAAACAACTTAAGGTTGAAGCAGGTCAAAAGATCTGGATCGAAAAGTTGGATGCTAAAGAAGGCGACGAAGTTACATTTGACGACGTTGTTTTAGTTGGTGGTGAAGGTGAAACAAAAATCGGCACACCAACAGTAGCAGGTGCTACCGTTATTGGTACGGTTGAAAAACAAGGCAAGGAAAAGAAAGTTGTTACTTACAAGTACAAGCCTAAGAAGCATAGCCACAACAAAGTTGGCCATCGTCAACCATACACACGTGTATTGATCAACGCAGTTAACGCATAA
- a CDS encoding Xaa-Pro dipeptidyl-peptidase has protein sequence MKINQFAQIHVDAEQALAELQTIGLFTVGATKKPLATNLAHFLHSCFPEATTKSGQDEAIAKLLLDGQTTVSDFLAAPTALSAAQFYNLALQLLGFEAGTDFDLADPLKFMRTSQLAFDATDPVDNTTLLTNIYLLLTTHTKLGLTFLDDLANRGFFANYTGPRPLFFNGKAQAVFDTQNLIKEVVYVEAPLDTDQDDQRDLLATTIFRPRVTDDLKIPALYTANPYFKGINDVDAMLHDVDQELAVKTAPVKPPVTLQKPLPAPRQVAGQANQTEKTATDLSSYALNDYMLARGFASVYAGGIGTRDSDGIRTCGTVEETISTIAIIEWLNGKRRAFTNRTDNIEIKASWCNGNVAMTGKSYLGTLATAAATTGVPGLKTIIAEAAISSWYDYYRDNGLVVAPVDCQGEDTDVLAKLCFSRQKDAADYAKVKQVFANELNQLQISQDRTTGNYNDFWDERNYRNQAANVKADVVLVHGLNDWNVKPRNAEKMWQALKQTKVQRKLILHQGQHIYINNMPSLDFTDMMNLWLSYELYGVANNAPAILPNVTIQDNLQPETWRGHHDWAPADRKRQLYHFTPASLTLDEPTDAAFVTFKDDNRRLFDQHERNETRWLHDFIAEPTAYQAQQFRLKTGPLTQPLVIDGNIVVTLQAAVDQPTGMLSVLVVDYGKAQHLGEVPAIIERNGYQLDPAGKTDNLVEFKLQAATDFKLITRGHINLQNRVSRSTSLPVEPGSFYTVNFELQPTHFQLAAGHQLGVIVYASDMGMTVRPQTVANYRLDLNACQLSVPFTKRY, from the coding sequence TTGAAGATCAATCAATTTGCACAAATTCATGTTGACGCCGAACAAGCGTTAGCTGAATTACAGACTATCGGCTTATTTACAGTCGGTGCAACAAAAAAACCGCTAGCCACCAATTTAGCGCACTTCCTACATTCGTGCTTTCCTGAAGCCACTACTAAAAGTGGTCAAGACGAAGCCATCGCTAAACTCTTACTTGATGGACAAACCACTGTTAGTGACTTTTTAGCAGCACCAACTGCCCTTTCAGCAGCACAATTTTATAATCTAGCTTTACAATTACTTGGCTTTGAAGCTGGCACCGATTTTGACCTAGCTGACCCGCTTAAATTCATGCGCACCAGTCAGCTGGCCTTTGATGCCACTGATCCAGTGGATAATACGACCTTGTTGACCAACATCTACCTATTATTAACGACTCATACCAAGTTAGGACTAACATTCTTGGATGATCTCGCTAACCGCGGCTTCTTTGCCAATTATACAGGCCCGCGGCCACTTTTCTTCAACGGTAAAGCTCAGGCAGTTTTTGATACGCAAAATTTGATCAAAGAAGTCGTTTACGTTGAAGCGCCATTAGACACTGATCAAGATGATCAACGCGATCTACTGGCCACCACGATTTTCCGGCCCCGAGTCACTGACGACTTAAAAATTCCGGCATTGTACACCGCTAATCCTTATTTTAAGGGTATCAACGACGTCGATGCGATGTTGCACGATGTCGATCAAGAATTAGCAGTCAAAACAGCGCCGGTTAAACCGCCGGTAACGCTGCAAAAACCGCTCCCCGCACCACGACAAGTTGCTGGTCAAGCCAATCAAACCGAAAAAACGGCCACTGATCTCAGTAGCTACGCTTTAAACGACTACATGCTCGCTCGTGGTTTTGCTAGTGTTTACGCTGGCGGAATCGGTACACGGGATTCCGATGGCATTCGTACTTGCGGTACCGTTGAAGAAACAATCTCCACGATTGCGATCATCGAATGGCTCAACGGTAAACGCCGTGCTTTCACTAACCGCACCGATAATATCGAAATCAAGGCTAGCTGGTGCAATGGTAACGTGGCCATGACCGGCAAGTCCTATCTTGGCACGCTGGCCACTGCCGCAGCCACTACAGGCGTTCCTGGGTTAAAAACGATCATTGCTGAAGCGGCGATTTCCAGTTGGTACGATTATTATCGCGATAACGGTCTAGTGGTCGCCCCAGTTGATTGCCAAGGTGAAGATACAGACGTTTTAGCCAAGCTATGTTTTTCCCGCCAAAAAGACGCTGCCGACTACGCCAAAGTCAAACAAGTCTTCGCTAACGAACTTAACCAACTACAGATCAGCCAAGATCGTACTACCGGTAATTACAATGACTTTTGGGATGAACGTAACTATCGTAATCAAGCAGCTAACGTTAAGGCTGACGTGGTGCTCGTTCACGGCCTCAACGATTGGAACGTTAAACCGCGTAACGCCGAAAAAATGTGGCAAGCCTTAAAGCAAACTAAGGTCCAACGGAAACTTATTTTACATCAAGGGCAACATATCTACATCAACAATATGCCCTCATTAGATTTCACTGATATGATGAATTTATGGCTAAGTTACGAGTTGTACGGCGTGGCAAATAACGCACCTGCGATATTGCCGAATGTGACGATCCAAGATAATTTACAGCCAGAAACTTGGCGCGGTCATCATGATTGGGCCCCCGCCGACCGAAAACGGCAGTTATACCATTTCACACCAGCTAGTTTGACTTTGGATGAACCAACTGATGCTGCTTTTGTGACTTTTAAAGACGATAACCGCCGTTTATTTGACCAACATGAGCGGAATGAAACCCGTTGGCTGCACGACTTCATTGCTGAACCAACCGCTTACCAGGCACAACAGTTCCGCTTAAAAACGGGCCCATTAACGCAACCATTAGTGATTGACGGTAATATTGTAGTGACCTTGCAAGCTGCCGTGGATCAACCGACTGGGATGCTCAGTGTATTGGTCGTTGATTATGGTAAAGCACAGCATTTAGGTGAGGTACCAGCAATCATCGAACGTAACGGTTATCAACTTGATCCAGCTGGTAAAACGGATAATCTAGTTGAATTCAAATTACAAGCAGCCACCGATTTTAAATTGATCACCCGCGGCCACATCAACTTACAAAATCGTGTCAGCCGCAGCACTAGCTTGCCAGTTGAACCTGGTAGCTTCTATACAGTGAATTTTGAACTGCAACCAACTCATTTTCAGCTAGCTGCTGGTCACCAATTAGGCGTGATCGTCTATGCCAGTGATATGGGTATGACTGTTCGGCCACAAACCGTTGCTAATTATCGGCTTGATCTCAACGCTTGTCAGTTGAGTGTACCATTTACCAAACGTTACTAA
- a CDS encoding rhodanese-like domain-containing protein, with the protein MLNLILEIFVIVVLLYIVGQQVYFMVQRKRVGTELSEEEFNAGMRKAQIIDLRESKYFDSGHILGARNLPYSQLKQRYSEIRPDLPVYLYDQGRTLSTRAAIQLHRKGYQKIFWLKRGFQEWNGKTKRK; encoded by the coding sequence ATGTTGAATCTGATTTTAGAAATCTTTGTTATCGTTGTATTACTCTATATAGTGGGGCAACAAGTCTATTTTATGGTGCAACGCAAAAGAGTAGGAACGGAACTGAGCGAAGAAGAATTTAACGCCGGAATGCGTAAAGCGCAGATCATTGATTTACGTGAAAGTAAGTATTTTGATTCTGGCCACATTTTAGGGGCGCGTAATTTACCTTATTCACAGTTAAAACAACGTTACAGCGAGATCCGGCCTGACCTACCTGTTTATTTGTATGATCAGGGCCGCACGCTAAGTACGCGGGCTGCCATTCAATTACACCGCAAAGGCTATCAAAAGATTTTCTGGTTGAAACGCGGCTTTCAGGAATGGAACGGCAAGACGAAGCGCAAATAG
- the rpmA gene encoding 50S ribosomal protein L27, protein MLKMDLQFFSHHKGGGSTSNGRDSAGRRLGSKRADGQTVTGGSILYRQRGTKIHPGANVGIGGDDTLYALTDGVVKFERFGKNKKKVSVYPAEAAAK, encoded by the coding sequence ATGTTGAAAATGGATCTACAATTCTTCTCTCATCATAAGGGGGGCGGCTCGACTTCTAACGGTCGTGACTCTGCTGGTCGTCGTTTGGGTAGCAAACGCGCTGACGGTCAAACTGTTACAGGCGGTTCAATCCTTTATCGGCAACGTGGCACAAAGATTCATCCCGGTGCTAACGTTGGTATCGGCGGCGATGATACTTTGTACGCTTTAACTGATGGCGTTGTTAAATTTGAACGCTTCGGTAAAAACAAGAAAAAGGTCTCTGTTTACCCTGCAGAAGCAGCTGCTAAATAA
- the glnA gene encoding type I glutamate--ammonia ligase — MARKNYTKDEIRKIAQDENVQFLRLMFTDISGVIKNVEVPVDQLDKVLDNKVMFDGSSIDGFVRIEESDMYLYPDLNTWMIFPWGSEHGKVARLICRIYNTDGTPFSGDPRNNLIRVLDEMRAAGYTDFNIGPEPEFFLFKLDDKGEPTLQLNDKGSYFDFAPVDLGENCRRDIVLELENMGFEVEASHHEVAPGQHEIDFKYADALEAADDIQTFKLVVKTVARKHGLHATFMPKPLDGINGSGMHMNMSLFHDKGNAFYDAKGEMQLSTEAYYFLAGLLNHARGLTAIANPTVNSYKRLVPGFEAPVYVAWSGKNRSPLVRVPAARGLSTRLELRSVDPTANPYLVVAAMLEAGLDGIRNKVEPRPAVDRNIYRMDEDELKANHITDLPSTLHNALKDLQKDEVLRTALGGHLYQSFMESKRLEWASYRQVVSQWERDQYLELY; from the coding sequence ATGGCTAGAAAGAACTACACTAAAGATGAGATCCGCAAAATTGCACAAGATGAAAACGTTCAGTTTCTCCGTTTGATGTTTACTGATATCAGTGGTGTGATCAAAAACGTGGAAGTACCCGTTGATCAACTGGACAAAGTGCTGGATAACAAAGTGATGTTCGACGGTTCTTCAATTGACGGTTTTGTCCGCATTGAAGAAAGTGATATGTATTTATACCCAGACCTCAATACTTGGATGATCTTCCCTTGGGGTTCTGAGCACGGTAAGGTTGCCCGCTTGATCTGCCGGATCTATAATACAGACGGTACACCATTTAGCGGCGATCCACGGAATAATTTGATTCGTGTACTCGATGAGATGCGGGCCGCTGGCTATACGGACTTTAACATTGGGCCAGAACCAGAATTCTTCTTATTCAAGTTAGATGATAAAGGCGAACCAACCTTACAGCTTAACGATAAAGGTAGCTATTTTGACTTTGCGCCAGTCGATCTTGGTGAAAATTGCCGTCGTGATATCGTGTTAGAATTGGAAAACATGGGCTTTGAAGTCGAAGCTAGTCACCATGAAGTTGCTCCTGGCCAGCACGAGATTGACTTTAAATATGCGGATGCGTTGGAAGCGGCTGATGATATCCAAACCTTCAAGTTAGTTGTCAAAACCGTTGCCCGTAAGCATGGTCTGCACGCAACGTTCATGCCGAAACCACTTGATGGTATTAACGGTTCTGGGATGCATATGAACATGTCTTTGTTCCATGACAAAGGTAATGCGTTCTATGACGCCAAAGGTGAAATGCAATTATCTACTGAAGCTTATTATTTCTTAGCTGGTTTATTGAACCATGCGCGCGGTTTGACAGCGATTGCCAACCCAACGGTCAATTCGTATAAGCGTTTAGTACCTGGTTTTGAAGCACCAGTTTATGTAGCTTGGTCTGGTAAAAATCGTTCACCGTTAGTTCGTGTTCCGGCAGCACGTGGTTTATCGACCCGGTTGGAATTACGTAGTGTTGATCCAACGGCTAATCCATATTTGGTGGTTGCTGCAATGTTAGAGGCTGGCTTAGATGGTATTCGTAACAAAGTTGAACCACGGCCAGCGGTTGATCGCAATATTTATCGGATGGATGAGGATGAGCTTAAAGCCAATCACATTACCGATTTGCCTTCTACTTTGCATAATGCCTTGAAGGACCTTCAAAAAGACGAAGTATTGCGGACGGCTTTAGGCGGTCATTTATACCAAAGCTTTATGGAATCTAAACGATTAGAATGGGCTTCATATCGTCAAGTTGTTTCACAATGGGAACGCGATCAATACTTAGAATTATACTAA
- a CDS encoding ribosomal-processing cysteine protease Prp, which translates to MIQAQFERDQAGVIHYFRLTGHADSGPYGSDIVCAAVSAVAIGAVNGIEQIAAVKPKVKADSVNGGHLECRLPRQMNTAQAKTAQVILANLLLSLESIAENYSDYVMIKK; encoded by the coding sequence ATGATCCAAGCGCAGTTTGAACGGGATCAGGCAGGTGTGATCCATTATTTTCGCCTAACTGGGCACGCGGATTCGGGGCCTTACGGTAGTGATATCGTTTGTGCTGCGGTTTCGGCAGTTGCTATTGGTGCGGTGAATGGAATTGAGCAGATCGCGGCGGTCAAGCCAAAGGTCAAGGCTGATTCAGTTAATGGGGGGCATTTAGAATGTCGTCTACCTCGTCAAATGAACACAGCGCAAGCTAAGACAGCGCAAGTTATTTTAGCTAACTTATTGTTAAGCCTGGAAAGTATTGCCGAAAATTATTCTGATTATGTCATGATTAAAAAATAA
- a CDS encoding MerR family transcriptional regulator, with amino-acid sequence MKEKELRRSLSVFPIGTVMKLTDLTARQIRYYEEQELIQPQRNDGNRRMYSLNDIDVLLEIKDYLAEGINMAGIKHIYEMQEQAKQKKQADMKRPVTDEDVRRIFHDELLQQGRLNNTDEQGPSTLFHTHKLL; translated from the coding sequence ATGAAAGAGAAAGAATTACGGCGTTCATTATCGGTTTTTCCAATCGGGACAGTAATGAAATTAACTGACCTGACCGCTCGGCAAATTCGTTATTACGAAGAGCAAGAATTGATTCAGCCACAACGCAATGACGGTAATCGCCGAATGTACTCATTAAATGATATTGATGTACTGCTGGAGATCAAAGATTACTTAGCTGAAGGCATCAATATGGCTGGAATCAAACATATCTATGAAATGCAAGAGCAGGCAAAGCAAAAGAAACAAGCTGACATGAAGCGTCCAGTAACTGATGAAGATGTTCGCCGGATTTTCCATGACGAATTACTGCAACAGGGGCGGCTAAACAATACTGATGAACAAGGGCCATCAACACTTTTTCATACGCATAAGCTGCTTTAA
- a CDS encoding IS4 family transposase, translated as MSTIQHSTPNIHLAMQHFSKLVQLPDVLRRANIHKTRGIQVPVLFEWLITTIFTRYSIFRAESDPHFTKKTARNCLNNRHTNWQRLVILLAVRLIQYVKHFTDTRRAQALILDDSLFKREFSRKTELLARVFDHNHQRYYHGFRTLTLGWSDGNTFLPVDFALMSSGKAKNQLGPINQFDPRTLAAQRRAQAKRKMNEVALELVDSALSAGIKTKYVLFDSWFASPRLFFELLQRGQFGVGMLKRSEKVYFRYRGRQMDVKSLYERLRRSKWPQHQNYHYSPIVTFEVGGQPMKVKLVFVPNRTDHSQYLVLGTTKTTLEPDQIIQLYGRRWQIEGYFKVAKQYLRFDQTQVQSYDGLCGHMAMVMMSYDILALHQREQVDERTLGDLFYNFGRPLPDIEIAVALAWLMRQLTGLGEKLGLTTTIIDELFDQFIRTLPNNLAQLLGNGV; from the coding sequence ATGTCTACTATACAACATTCTACCCCTAATATTCACCTAGCAATGCAACATTTTTCTAAATTGGTCCAGTTACCTGACGTTTTACGTCGCGCTAATATCCATAAAACTCGTGGTATTCAGGTGCCAGTCCTGTTTGAATGGCTGATCACCACTATTTTTACGCGCTATTCCATCTTTCGTGCCGAATCTGATCCACATTTTACTAAGAAAACCGCCCGCAACTGTCTCAATAATCGCCATACAAATTGGCAACGTCTAGTTATTTTACTCGCAGTGCGGCTAATTCAATATGTTAAACACTTTACGGATACCCGCCGTGCACAAGCGCTCATCCTAGATGATTCCTTATTCAAGCGTGAGTTCTCGCGTAAAACTGAGTTATTAGCTCGGGTTTTTGATCATAATCACCAGCGCTATTATCATGGCTTTCGTACGTTAACTTTAGGTTGGAGTGATGGGAATACTTTCTTGCCCGTTGATTTTGCGCTGATGTCATCTGGCAAAGCCAAAAATCAATTAGGTCCGATCAACCAATTTGATCCGCGTACATTAGCCGCACAGCGACGAGCACAAGCCAAACGAAAAATGAATGAGGTTGCCTTAGAGCTAGTTGATTCGGCTTTAAGTGCTGGCATTAAAACTAAATACGTTCTGTTTGATAGCTGGTTTGCTTCACCAAGACTATTTTTTGAGTTACTGCAACGCGGTCAGTTTGGTGTAGGTATGCTCAAACGCAGTGAGAAAGTTTATTTTCGTTATCGTGGTCGCCAAATGGATGTTAAATCGTTGTACGAGCGCCTTCGGCGGAGTAAATGGCCTCAGCATCAGAATTATCATTATAGTCCCATTGTCACTTTCGAAGTTGGAGGTCAGCCCATGAAAGTTAAATTAGTTTTCGTTCCTAACCGAACAGATCACAGTCAGTATCTGGTTTTAGGTACAACAAAAACGACCCTAGAACCTGACCAAATCATTCAACTTTATGGTCGTCGCTGGCAGATCGAGGGCTACTTCAAAGTAGCCAAACAATACCTGCGTTTTGATCAAACCCAAGTCCAAAGTTACGATGGACTGTGCGGCCATATGGCCATGGTCATGATGAGTTACGATATTTTAGCGCTGCATCAACGCGAACAAGTTGATGAACGAACGCTTGGCGATTTATTTTATAATTTTGGCCGCCCGTTGCCGGATATTGAGATCGCAGTCGCTTTAGCTTGGTTGATGCGCCAATTAACTGGTCTAGGTGAAAAGTTAGGGCTCACAACAACCATCATTGATGAACTCTTCGATCAATTTATCCGAACACTGCCCAATAATCTGGCCCAATTATTGGGCAATGGCGTGTAA